TTCCATCGCACTATACATTGCATTGTCTTTTTAATGACCAATGCGATACGAAATCCTGCTCATTTGCgatgaaaaaggaaaaaagatttttttatttagtcagATATACATAAGTTTTGAAATGTGACAGATGGCAGTTCTGTTCACCCTTCCTTggttttttttctaaagttttttttccaaattttcctGTACTAAATTTAATTCATGTCGCTTAACATTTTTATATgagaaaaagtataaaaaggatgCAGTTTTAATAATGGTTTTAATAACAATATATTAATTGATACCCACATATAAATGCTTTCAAAGAATGTCATTCTTACATAACGTTACTATAGTCAAGAGAGAGAATTTAATAATGTTGACACTTtagtaataaaaatttaattaaattataTGTGATTAATcaactaattatttttatattcgcTTAAATTGATTCAGCGTCAGGTCGTTAACCCGTCGTAACCTTGCTAAATGCTTTAAGTTTCTTTTCAAAATATGCAAAGTCAATTAAATACATTAAATAAATGAGGAGAGAAAATCAACACAAGATGATAAAGAACTTCAAATCTATTACATTGCTTTACCTTGTGTTGGCATCCATAACAGTTGCATTTGAAGAAGAGAAATTCCCttggaaaagtttttttaaaaagacaggAATTTCGGATGTTGATAAGTATCTGTGTTCAAGCAATACTACATTTCCTCGTCGCTGTAAATGCAATGAAAACTGTTGGGCTTTCAACAAATGCTGCATTGACAAACTGTGGAACGAAACTGACCCGATTCCGTTACATGAATATTTAAGTCGATTTATTAAAAGAAGCAAGTTATCTATAAATCAGATGAATAGATTGCAAAACACCAGTATTCTTGGAAAATCAAACGTGTTTAGTTCCATCTCAACATGTACAGACATGTCAAAGATAAAGAATGTTCAAGgttgtttaaacaaaaataacagcACCTCTGTGGAATATTTAGTACCAGTAGAAGGGGCAGATGGTTACGTGTACAAAAACATCTTTTGTGCAAACTGCAACAATGTAAAAAGTTTTCAATTCGTTAGTATTAATTTAATATGTTTAGGTGTTGATATTCCGACGTATGAAGACTTAATAAACCACCAAGATTGCCATATAAGTGTGGACACAGCAAATAAGGAGAGATATATAGAAAACAGGTGTGATAATTGTcgcaatgaaaataaaaaaacttttgaattaTGCAAGGCTTTTAATGGACGGGAAGTAAACAACCCAGATGATTATAAAAATTGCAGAAAATATGTCTTTCGACTTCCACAAAGAACATCTACATTTTTTCctataatcaaaattaaaaacattgaagatttttttatttcgtacAATAAACAACATGATTTCTACTTAACTGCTACAAAATCATGTTATggtaacaaaatatttgatatGGTTAAACAAGCTTGCGTTAAAACATTTTGTCCTCTAGAATACACTAGAGTTGATAACACTTGtgttagaaaaaacaaaatatccgTTGCAGCAAATACAAATCCAATGGGCACGAGTTGGACGATGGAAAATAtatcaatttatattattttaaagaaaaaagagctCGATTTTCAAATCGACCCTCAACTGGCAAAGAATATGATAAAAAACTACACCAACTTGGATGTGAATAATTTTATCCAGAAAGAAGATGAAATCGTCTATACGCAATACAGGCGAAATATGAGCCACAGTTTCAACATCACAAAAGCATTGTCTGCCATGCCGCACTAtgacatgaaaatatttttaacaagcgGAACACCTATCTATCTTCCAGTCAACAAGACGTTTTTCCCTGTCTTAAGATTCCCCAACAACAGTTTGTGCGCTCGACCAGAGTTGGTcgaaaagaaaaagttaattaaTTTTCAGTTATACAATGCTTTACAATTAACCAACACAACTGGCAATACAAGTTTCTTTATTTCAATTTCAAAAGAAGGAATATTTCGCATGGAATACTTATGCAAAGAAttctttttgaaaacaaattgtTTGTTGACTGACGTAACTCAAAAATTTATGATAACGTCGAACCTTACTTTAAAGATTGAAGGAGAGAAGAGATTTTATTCGCCATCAGAATATACGCTGATTGACAAAAGTGTTGCTGTTTGTGTTAATAACCAAAACATGCCACCAACCACACAGCATGTTAATGCACCACCATGGCAAGCTACTGTGAAAGACGTCTTATTTAAAGAATTTATAATTGGAACTTCAATAAGCATCATATGTTACATTTGGTTGCtgcataaaattattaaaaactgcAGCTGTTATGTGGCGCAGCAGAATATGGCAGCTTTGTGTTTTTCTCTACTTGTTTCTGACAGTTTGTTTTTCCTTCACGTTGTTCAATTTCAAAGAATTAAGAATTATTGTTGGACAATAGCTGTAATTCTTCATTGGTTATTTCTCGTCACGCATATGCTTGTTGTCGTAATTGCTTACGAGTTTTTGATGACATTTCGTCAGAAAATGAATGTCCAACAATCCAAGAGTAACAAGCGTTTTATGAAGTATTGTATATTTGCGACATTGCTGCCCGCTTCTCTTGTTACCATATTAGCTGCAACAGATAAGTACCATGTTCTACAAATTGGTTATGGCAGTGTTGAAAGTATTTGCTGGATTGAAAACATGTACGCCCGGTTGTTTTCCTATATTGTACCGTTTGTTTCTGTTTGTTTCTTTGCTTCAGGAGCACTTCTTATTGCAGTCAGAAATATTCAAATTGTAAAGAAAAACTGTGCAATGGCAATGAATGGGACAATGAATGATGGCAACAAAACAGCTAAACTTGCTTTGAAATTGATTGTTATTCTTGGCATTGTTGAAGTGATTGGTATCATTCAAATTGCCAAAGACAATTTATCAGAAAAAGAGCAAATTTTTAATGCTGTTTTTCAACTAATTTACAACACATTGAGAAGTTTCAAAGGACTTCTATGGTTAGTAACTGCATATTATACACGACCAAGGGATTTGCAAAAGAGATTTTTGTCAAGAATATctggaagaaaaaatagcttcaCATTGCAGAAACCAACGGAACAAAGAACAAAACTTTAATATTGCAGCTTTTATTTTAATGTATAGACTCAAATTCAAAtgattataatttatttatttatttatatttattcatatttatttattatttatttaaaaaatgtaaaagaaaaatactAACAGATCTTTGACATGATTTATTAAATTGATGTAGGGGTAGCAGCTTTTTATAAGGCGCAAGTACTGTTTTTTCAGAAAAGAGATTTAGTTTAATTCAGTCATTTGAAGCTACCGTAACTTCATTCTATGATCCCTTCCTCATAAAAATTAGCAATATAATAATGGGAAAAGAAGAAACTATATTaatcttaaattttaatataGGAAGTCTTAAATATATTCTGTAATGGTGTTGGAGGTCGTTGCAGCCCAAATAATGTCAGGTTTCTGCTGCTGATTTCGTCTTTGACAGCACAAGAGGTGCTCCTGAAATTATTGTGACAGGAATGTCTACTAACAAGTAAAGTTTCAGGCTGGTGTGACAGGATTATATTATGAATTAATTGGGAATTACGTTGAGTTTAAGTAGCCTGAGAGGTTGATTTTTATTTGGTTTGACAATAGATAGTATTGACTTTTAGTATAGTACTATTCGTTAACCCGTGGTAAAAGCCACGGGAATTCGCCCAGTGTACATATTTTCCGCATAcggtagacgtccgttaattcgaacacgcaagggaTTAAATtgtttgttcgaattaacgaatgttcggattatcgaaagttcagaaaaaacaagaattttaataaacgtttaaaggttttatgctaatataactttattacaactttaatacaactttttataaaaatcttttaccgTTGCTTGGCATGCTGGTAAACTACGATAAGTTTATCTAAAGAGATAAACAACAAATACTACCAagacaaaagcaaaaaaattctaGTATGTTGTAGTACAAGTGAGACCCAAGCATCTATCCCTGCACACAGTCTAAAATTGTAAGGTAAAAACATTCTTGTGCTCAGAGctctttgaaataaataaaaagtttcgATCTCAAAGAGGGGGATTCCGTTATTATAAAAGTTATTGGGGGAAGGCGAAATCCGCCCCTCCTGGTCATAAaagttcgaaaaaccccggaccgaatagggttaagtgggaaagaaaaaaacaagaggCCTTCATTTTACCTATATTTTGAACCGCAAAAGAAACAACATGAAAAGGAACAAATAAAGAGCTTGCCGGCGCTTTTTATGACGTTTGAATTCAGCAAATCATAAATCGACTACGAATTAACTTCAGTTTACATTTCTCTTAGCAATAATTTAGCAATAATTTTTCATTTAGGagaattaaaatttgaaaacatcGTAAGCAGAACGTTCTAATATGTTCGGAATACACCGGATCGAATAGGAGTAATCCTTATATATGGTtagaaaacgtgacaatatctTTATCATAACATGTAACaacgtataaaaaataaatattaagacacaaaaacttttagaaaataaaaaagacaaacaaaatGACCCTCATAATAACCACCATTAAAATACATCGTCCACCAAGCATGCTGCCATCGCTAGAACTTCACGTTGTATCAATTAACAGAACGGATCATAAAGCGTACGGGAGGTTAAAATTAACATGGCGTAGTCAAATTTTACggcttatttgttgtttttcgtAAAAaggtattaattattttttttaattttgaaataattatttattaggTATAACATAAAGTACAAATATACAGGATTCAGGTATTATAAATAACTAGTTGTTATCCCGTTGAAAAATACACGGGattgcccgtcctttaaattaacccgttgcaacgaAGTTGACAGAAatttatcgcatttggtattgatgcgcattttaaaaatttcgcgtttccgttacgggacacggctttcgcgggcacacagacagacagacgacggctattattaaagagaagagaCACTCCGATACGCAATGGCACTCAACATAACTTGTGATATTTTCATAGTTTTCCCCCTTAGCCGTCCATACTAAAGAACGGTAAAATCACTCTCCTTCTCTTACTCGTTGAAGTTTTAATGTGCTGGAAAATACAATAATCAGTAAAACAGCAACAAACTGCTCACACACTCGTGAAAATGCATCAGTTAAGAATTCAACAgtaatttttatgcaaaagGTGGATCCGTTTCAGAAACTTTTACCTCCCAAATTAAATAAAGAATGCTACATCCTATAATTTCTGTCCAAAAATTTCTTATTGATTAGTGTCACACAAAAACAATGTGTTATAAACACCcattttagttaatttttataaaataagcgATGTCTCACCTTTTGTCAATCTCGTATCCAGGGCTTCTTTTCAACTTTCTAATATGTGACATAGCACGAAAAAACTAAGAAAAACTCGAGATTGACCTTTCTCAAGTGTCCataattaaaacaagataaAAGGGATTGACCTTTCTAAGGTGTCCATAATTAAAACTAGATAAGAGGGCAAAAGGGTTCAAGGTAAACTATGAGCATTAGAAACAGTTAACCACAAGTATTTTAATGACCAGTGGGAAACGTCTCAACCATCACAAGAACGACTTTAACAACTCGTTCTTTagaaaatgactcattaatgtTTTGCCTTAGCATGtaacaacttcgtccccaggatGACTTGTATCtcttctaaaggctgcaatTAATAATAAACCATTTTAATATATGTAGAACTTTTAGCTTTAATTTTTAAGGAAGATTAGTATTTTTTGAATCTTTCTCCCCAGATAAGACTGTCAAGTAAACAATAGCGGCTCTGACAATAAGCAACAAATCCTGGACTCAAGGACGTGTTTTTTATGGGTCTCAGCGGTTTTTCATAATAAAAAGTTGTTGGTATGGCATCTTATATAAGCAATAGCCAtaagtttaaagaaaattttctcaaaatgattcctatttaaatttatttttcaacatttggaATTTTTTGCATCTATAATGATATgcatgaaaaacaaagaaaactcCTGCGTAGTTGAGAAATTCTTTtactgaaattataatttacttTCGTTGACACATAAATAAGGGGTTAATTAATATATAGTAATTCTCTTTTGTTCACTAATTACTTGAGTATCAAATAATTAACCCACCATGAATATGATACATTTATTAAGTTCCTTCTAACGTACGGTAGtcagttaaaaattaaacataaaaCAAATGAAGAGAGAAAAGGGGCTGCAAAATGCTAAAGAGTTTCAACATAATTAAGTGGTTTGCGTTGGTATCTTTGACAGGAGCAATAATGGAATTTCCCTGGATAGATTTTTCCAATGGAATAGGAATTCTAAATGCCGATAGGTCCCTGTGCTCAAGCAATACTACATTTTCTCGTTGCTGTAAATGCAATGAAAACTGTTGGGCTTTCAACGAATGTTGCATTGACAAACTGTGGAACGAAACTGACCCGATTCCGTTAAATGAATATTTAAGTCGATTTATCAAAAGAAGCAAGTTATCTATAAATCAGATGAATAGATTGCAAAACACCAGTATTCTTGGAAAATCAAACGTGTTTAGTTCCATCTCAACATGTACAGACATGTCAAAGATAAAGAATGTTCAAGGTTGTTTGAACAAAAATAACAGCACCTCTGTGGAATATTTAGTACCAGTAGAAGGATCAGATGGTTACGTGTACAAAAACATCTTTTGTGCTAACTGCAACAATGTAAAAAGTTTTCAATTCGTTAATATGTATTTAACATGTTTAGGTGCTGATAATACAACATATGAAGATTTCTTAAACCGCAAAAGTTGCACGATTCATGTGCACGCAGAAGATAAGATAAGGAGGTATAAACACAGGTATGATGATTATAGCAATGGAAGTGAAAGGAGTTTTAAATTATGCAAGACTTATCATGGAGGCCCATATTACAGTAAGTCAAAAAAAAATGCTTCTAAAGGAAACACTTTTCCCGAATTATTCGATTTAACACGAACGAACGAACGTCCTTTGTTAacctttgttaaaaaatcatgtcatcgtaacaaaatatttgatatCGTTAAACAAGCTTGCGTTGAAACATTTTGTCCTCCAGAATACACTAGAGTTGATAACACTTGtgttagaaaaaacaaaatatccgTTGCAGCAAATACAAATCCAATGGGCACAGGTTGGACGATGGAAAATAtatcaatttatattattttaaagaaaaaagagctCGATTTTCAAATCGACCCTCAACTGGCAAAGAATATGATAAAAAACTACACCAACTTGGATGTGAATAATTTTATCCAGAAAGAAGATGAAATCGTCTATACGCAATACAGCCGAAATATGAGCCACAGTTTCAACATCACAAAAGCATTGTCTGCCATGCCACACTAtgacatgaaaatatttttaacaagcgGAACACCTACCTATCTTCCAGTCAACAAGACGTTTTTCCCTATCTTAAGATTCCCCAACAACAGTTTGTGCGCTCGACCAGAGTTGGTcgaaaagaaaaagttaattacttttCAATTATACAATGCTTTACAATTAACAAAGACAACTGGCAATacaaatttctttatttctatTTCAAAGGAAGGAATATTTCGCATGGAATACTCATGCAAAGAAttctttttgaaaacaaattgtTTGTTGACTAACGTAACTCAAAAATTTATGATAACGTCAAACCTTACTTTAAAGATTGAAGGAGAGAAGAGAGTTTATTCACCCTCAGAATATACGCTGATTGACAAAAGTGTTGCTCTTTGTGTTAATAACCAAAACATGCCACCAACCACACAGCATGTTAATGCACCACCATGGCAAGCTACTGTGAAAGACGTCTTATTTAAAGAATTTATAATTGGAACTGCAATAAGCATCATATGTTACATTTGGTTGCTGCATAAAGTTATTAAAAACTGTAGCTGTTATGTGGCGCAGCAGAATATGGCAGCTTTGTGTTTTTCTCTTCTTGTTTCTGACAGTTTGTTTTTCCTTCACGTTGTTCAATTTCAAAGAATTAATAATTATTGTTGGAGCATAGCTGTAATTCTTCATTGGTTATTTCTCGTCACACATATGCTTGTTGTCGTAATAGCTTACGAGTTTTTTATGACATTTCGTCAGAAAATGAATGTCCAACAATCCAAGAGCAACAAGCGTTTTATGAAATATTGCATTTTTGCAACATTGCTGCCCGCTTCTCTGGTTATCACACTAGCTGCAACAGATAAGTACCATGTTCTGCAAATTGGTTATGGCAGTGTTGAAAATATTTGCTGGATTGAAAACATGTACGCCCGGTTGTTTTCCTATATTGTGCCGTTTGTTTCTGTTTGTTTCTTTGCTTCAGGAGCACTTCTTATTGCAGTCAGAAATATTCAAATTGTAAAGAAAAACTGTGCAATGGCGATGAACCGGACAATGAATGATGGCAACAAAACAGCTAAACTTGCTTTAAAGTTGATTGTTATTCTTGGCATTGTTGAAGTGATTGGTATCATACAAATTGCCAAAGACAATTTATCAGAAAAAGAGCAAATTTTTAATGCTGTTTTTCAACTAATTTACAACACATTGAGAAGTTTCAAAGGACTTCTATGGTTAGTAACTGCATACTATACACGAACAAGAAGATTGcgaaaaaaatttatgtcaagAGTTTCTGGAAGGAAATATAATTTCGCATTGAAAAAAGAACCTCGAATAATGATGccgacttaattaaactttgtgtTAATGCTTGACTGAGAAAGATTCATAATAAGTGGCAAAATTCCGTGGCTGCGTtatcacaaattttttttgtattttaatgattatgattttgtaataaaagttttaaatattatCCTTCTTTCAAAAGCCAACCTGTTGCGTTATTGTGCATAGAAAACTCTTATAAACCGATGTCATATAAgctaaatattacaaaaacaaaggtaATATTTTTGTCATTATATTCTCAAATTATGTGTGCACAAACGCAGAGGAACTGCCAACGGCTTTTCATATGGTTGCAACAAGCTTGGCGTATGTATATGTTGCAGTCTGAGTTATCACCATTATTTGCTTTGGCGTATAAAACAGTGATTGGCAACACCGTGTGTTGAATGCTTTAAATCTCATAGCTGCTTTTTGTTTGATAACCAAATAGTATACATTGCATAACTAGTCGGtggctcgtggaaaaatccacatgtTTGCCTGTTTTTTATGCCTCGCGTGCGTCTCGGTATttacggtaccattttgcgtgacagagacacgtatacgggtattataatatagactagtcatcagtctgtggaaaaatccacagggtcgcccgtcctttatatatcacatttcgtgttttcgtaacaggacgcgaatttcgcggacagacaaacagacggaatacggctattattaaagagactagtctaTTATATGCCGCATTTCTGCGCAGAGAcaaacagacgacggctattattatagagaaattTGCCTGCCAACCATGATTTAAGATATTAgtttagtcacatattcttaaaatcACACGTCCCTTTATTACACTAAGGTAGACAATGATTATACGAGATACCGTACCAGTGACATCTGTATAATGTTGTAGACGAAAGAGTAACAATTAAAAGCTAATATTAGTTCCCATATCCCTTTAATAAAGCCGTTTTCCATGTGTTGTGCATgtcaaaaatgttgttttacgGAAACTGCAATATATAAAGTCTGTTTCTCTGTTTGTGTTTTGTACGGAGACACAAAATACGATATAAAAAGACTAGGCGAccacgtggatttttccacaggttgaAGACACGCAAATTGGCTACAGCAGTAGAAAGGCACGCGAAATGCGGTTAAGGTGGcagtgatttttttaaaaatcttttttttgcataattagttacgaaaggttattttcagactatatatccatattttttctgttataacacgaTTTGatggctaaaatactattatctttcaccaaaaatattcagcctcaaaaattcctctttaaaataaaattcatgaataaataATTAGTTCAGCCGAATATAGtttaaagggggatt
This is a stretch of genomic DNA from Hydractinia symbiolongicarpus strain clone_291-10 chromosome 9, HSymV2.1, whole genome shotgun sequence. It encodes these proteins:
- the LOC130657022 gene encoding uncharacterized protein LOC130657022 — encoded protein: MRRENQHKMIKNFKSITLLYLVLASITVAFEEEKFPWKSFFKKTGISDVDKYLCSSNTTFPRRCKCNENCWAFNKCCIDKLWNETDPIPLHEYLSRFIKRSKLSINQMNRLQNTSILGKSNVFSSISTCTDMSKIKNVQGCLNKNNSTSVEYLVPVEGADGYVYKNIFCANCNNVKSFQFVSINLICLGVDIPTYEDLINHQDCHISVDTANKERYIENRCDNCRNENKKTFELCKAFNGREVNNPDDYKNCRKYVFRLPQRTSTFFPIIKIKNIEDFFISYNKQHDFYLTATKSCYGNKIFDMVKQACVKTFCPLEYTRVDNTCVRKNKISVAANTNPMGTSWTMENISIYIILKKKELDFQIDPQLAKNMIKNYTNLDVNNFIQKEDEIVYTQYRRNMSHSFNITKALSAMPHYDMKIFLTSGTPIYLPVNKTFFPVLRFPNNSLCARPELVEKKKLINFQLYNALQLTNTTGNTSFFISISKEGIFRMEYLCKEFFLKTNCLLTDVTQKFMITSNLTLKIEGEKRFYSPSEYTLIDKSVAVCVNNQNMPPTTQHVNAPPWQATVKDVLFKEFIIGTSISIICYIWLLHKIIKNCSCYVAQQNMAALCFSLLVSDSLFFLHVVQFQRIKNYCWTIAVILHWLFLVTHMLVVVIAYEFLMTFRQKMNVQQSKSNKRFMKYCIFATLLPASLVTILAATDKYHVLQIGYGSVESICWIENMYARLFSYIVPFVSVCFFASGALLIAVRNIQIVKKNCAMAMNGTMNDGNKTAKLALKLIVILGIVEVIGIIQIAKDNLSEKEQIFNAVFQLIYNTLRSFKGLLWLVTAYYTRPRDLQKRFLSRISGRKNSFTLQKPTEQRTKL